The following proteins are co-located in the Eriocheir sinensis breed Jianghai 21 chromosome 1, ASM2467909v1, whole genome shotgun sequence genome:
- the LOC126993980 gene encoding uncharacterized protein LOC126993980 has protein sequence MGHEGAAGDWRNTQRPTGATGVVVVSVLVFLFGSASLASGSHHHICPPFMSSVKLIPYETAYFTSSALEVRFRVEAEGCVNDTLVLPLSGLKVSNQTSEVYYSPWYEFSFINCGNYVVEIGSKTVKLKHSSNMCLYKPITVSTLVESPTLLGRQCSKTRRRKDEVQKGKTACRALTEVVDTSRPNTKPTLGDADMLWDLLEKQKQFDMSDLLSNPSLTESGKDDGKSLFDTPGLFFGGEQEPTEGKVPNVTNGYISDALKPQSFNFNDFFPGAPPTLPSNNLDTDDFFENETFSKGRNYKENSIPIFIGIVAFTVSMCLRFCLCRGKSVVRRVTTVTVIRSRPANSDAAQDQQDLPPAYVDVVNENTDPGSPTDDTCTEPPPPAYADIAHEVLPPTYSEVEAQSIPPAEAASLANQESATQPSSPPPDPGLVHDDKDSGASRSMLSKYRSQQKQYAFKVLDEDE, from the coding sequence ATGGGGCATGAAGGGGCCGCCGGAGATTGGAGGAACACACAGCGGCCCACGGGGGCGACGGGGGTGGTTGTAGTGTCTGTCTTAGTGTTCCTTTTTGGCTCTGCTAGCCTCGCATCAGGCTCGCATCATCACATTTGCCCACCATTCATGAGCAGCGTCAAGCTCATTCCTTACGAGACAGCCTATTTTACCTCCAGTGCCTTAGAGGTGAGATTCAGAGTGGAGGCTGAAGGGTGCGTTAACGATACTCTGGTGTTGCCCTTGAGTGGACTCAAAGTGAGCAACCAAACTTCTGAAGTATATTACAGTCCGTGGTATGAGTTCAGCTTCATAAACTGTGGAAACTATGTAGTAGAAATTGGGTCAAAAACAGTAAAGTTGAAGCATTCATCAAATATGTGCCTTTACAAACCCATCACCGTGAGTACACTTGTGGAGTCCCCGACCCTCCTGGGGAGGCAGTGCtcgaagacaaggagaaggaaggatgaggtgcAGAAAGGAAAAACAGCATGCAGGGCGCTGACGGAAGTGGTAGACACGAGTCGCCCCAACACCAAGCCTACATTAGGCGATGCAGACATGCTTTGGGATTTGCTTGAAAAACAGAAACAATTTGATATGTCAGATTTGTTATCTAATCCCAGTTTAACTGAAAGTGGCAAAGACGATGGCAAAAGCCTCTTCGATACACCAGGTTTGTTCTTTGGCGGGGAGCAGGAACCCACGGAAGGCAAGGTGCCCAATGTGACCAATGGGTACATCAGCGACGCGTTGAAGCCCCAGTCATTCAACTTCAATGACTTCTTCCCAGGCGCGCCCCCGACTCTACCCTCCAACAACCTGGATACAGATGATTTCTTCGAAAATGAAACATTCTCCAAAGGACGGAATTACAAGGAGAACTCTATCCCCATCTTCATTGGTATCGTGGCCTTCACGGTGAGCATGTGTCTTAGGTTCTGCTTATGCCGCGGCAAGAGCGTGGTGCGGCGCGTCACCACCGTCACTGTAATCAGAAGCCGCCCTGCGAACTCCGACGCGGCTCAGGACCAGCAGGACCTGCCACCGGCCTATGTCGACGTTGTGAATGAGAACACGGATCCTGGCAGTCCCACAGACGACACCTGCACTGAACCCCCACCCCCCGCCTATGCAGATATAGCGCACGAAGTTCTGCCGCCCACCTATTCCGAGGTGGAAGCTCAGTCCATTCCCCCCGCCGAGGCAGCATCTCTGGCAAACCAGGAGAGTGCGACGCAACCTTCGTCCCCGCCGCCAGACCCTGGGCTTGTCCACGATGACAAAGACTCGGGAGCTTCTAGAAGCATGCTATCAAAATACAGATCTCAGCAGAAACAGTATGCCTTCAAGGTGTTGGACGAGGACGAGTGA